Part of the Mytilus trossulus isolate FHL-02 chromosome 2, PNRI_Mtr1.1.1.hap1, whole genome shotgun sequence genome is shown below.
CTACTTTTGTGCGTCCATTCttttaatttgttcaatatgctgaatggttttcatgtttttgtctCTAATTTCAAAATAGAATAACTTCTCTTTTTGTCTATGATTTGCCTGTGATGACTTGTAAAGTGTAAGCGCTGTTGGGATCTGGCATTTACAATTCCTGTTGGCGATATTTCAAAAACCAAGCGGGGGTATATTGAGCACGACAGCAGTTGCAACCTCttcattttgttaattatttttttctaaaaacacaCACAATTAAATTCATctccagtttttttttatagttttgttattcaaaattctaaattcaTTATTTCACTGACACTGGTTTTAAAGAGATAAtggtaactgcaattacgattatcccaatatggcgacggtagatataggtaaaatctttacactcatttttcttacatgtagcatgcttttgtcaatagttaatcagctgcaaggtttatctataccattacatcatatttgaatcgtaacggtgcactggaattgtctaatcgctgtgaaaatagccgttgaaaaattcgggatgataatcgtaactctatggtatttttcttctttgataatcgtaattttcttaatcggataatagtaacttaaacataataaatgtgtctttcagcatttcaatggtattttgtgtgttaaaaatgtaatttaatagaaaagtaCGAATTATATGGCAAgcatgcaaatacaaaaatgttccttgtttagtaccttcaatatttttctctacaaTATCTTCCATGCATATGTATGcagcatatttttcatataccgagtatttatgaatttttaataagtttgtttcttattttgcggaatatgggttattcaattattctcaattttgcagtcattctttgaataagtatttcttgtaagaaaattttatttcttgattttcggGCTTTTTGGCCAAACTATAAAAGAACACAAATCCATGTGTGTCAATGAACTCCACGTTACTTAATTTCATAATACACAAAGAATCCCATGTAGGGCCAATCTTTCTCTAatcttatttaagaattgaatgcttctttttgtaaatttattgggctgtaaaagcgttgaccgaagtacattttgtataaaaatgtacgcacggtcaacgcttttacaaccctataaagttacaaaaagaagcattcaatacttataattacattttttagctaggattataaaaacacaattttcatgaagttaaatttttaaattcacctgtgcactttattgtggaacctcgtgtcatcatgaatgaaatgttattgtctcatgcaactgcttacggaataacatgtgatgtgcaattagccaatcagaataacgtattataatgaaacatacatctaatgtaattatatagcattaaatgttttaaggatgtcatattatcataattcaaaattaaatttgatttttttatagtttatacctGAGATACTGAAATTCAAGTTCAGTGACAGTCATGAAGTAgccaatataaataagaagatgtggtatgtttgccaatgagacaactttccagaAGAGACCGACAGGACTCATCATTAACAGATATAGGtatcgtacggtcttcaacaatgaacaaagcccataccgcatagtcagctataagagactccgaaatgacactgtaaaacacAGTTTTCAAAGTTTTCCCTTGTTCATCATAGCTTTTAAGTCCATGAAAAATGATCGAAGTGACATGAAAACTGTAGCCACTAATTTCTCGTCAAACGGTTTTTGACGAATACTAAATGTCTTTCCTACTCCGTTATGGCATAATAGGGTATGTTCTAGAATTAAATCACCGGGGGCAGAAATAGCACATATAACCACCtgcaataaatgaatttaaacaatattaactatatttactatttacttcagaaattaatttttgtttactgtCTTAATCAGAAATCTGATATAAGGTTACACATACGTGTCGCCTGacaattattatcatgtatcaTAATTTCCATCGCTCTTTCACATATTTTGTGGCTTACCTAGTGTTTGgaaatttctgtaaattaacAAAGTTCGTGTTTTCCCATTTCCAAATTTCTAGAAGCTTGTTCACCCTTCCAATtgtatgatatactagtatgtagctgttttcataagaactattaattatatatgcataaaaagaaatgtcataagatgttggtacgtttcgtaaataattcatcgctataatttcataatatgctATCAGATTTACGTTTTAGtgtcaatattaataaaacagtttccagttacgattatcttttttatttttagatacataattacgattatcttttttccgagttacgattatcatcccgaatttttcaacggctattttcacagcgattagacaattccagtgcaccgttacgattcaaatatgatgaaatggtatagataaaccttgcagctgagtaactattgacaaatacatgctacatttaagaaaaacgagtgtaaagattttacctatatctaccgtcgccatattgggataatcgtaattgcagttactattatctctttaataccagtgactGAAGCGCTTTAAGGTTTaggtacccttctgtagccatttttgtacgaacttttcaacCTTCAGTTGTAttaaaactacagatataatgaataatagagatagaccattttgtacatattccaaggggaaacttgatgcaaaacattttttttactgttccattgcatttaatagaaaaagtggatgttgtggcaaataaatcaagatttttatagaaaatccacagcctttatccttgtacactcatatttggcaatttgatgactgatagatataggattattgcatgcagtgctcgcattgatttccttaaaacaagtttataaatgtagttattggttaaaacaaatataaatatggccaaaatcaagtacaccttttagggtgcgctcgactttagtgactcagcacgaggtgttttggaatttacaggttgcttagaactttttgtagaaaataaacactagcaaaatcatagaaaatcaagtgggtaatttatgtttcaaattttaaaacaaaaatctctgtattaaaggctgtggattttctacaaaaatcttgatttatttgccacaaagtcctctttttctatcaaatgcaatgaaacagtaaaaaaatgcTTTGAATCAattttccccttggaatatgtactaaatggcctatctctatgatttattatatctgtagttttgatacaattgaggtttgaaaaattcgtacaaaaatgactacagaagggtacataaaccttaagaTGAATTCTGTTCGATATCATGTATTGTTGTTGACACAGGGAGAACATTTTTCCGTAAATTGTTTTCGTGTCTTATCTATCGTCAACTCtagcaattttaagcaaaaCTCAGctacaaaatgtgtaaaatgcgtttgttttattttcatgtaacTATATAGTATTGAATAAGAATTATTTTGgagatataaataattaaatttcaaacatcAGGAAAACATATTTAGAAATGTTGAATATTTGTAGATTTATACTCCCAAACATATGCAAATACTTCATTTACTATGAATATTCTGATAGCTACTTTACGCAAATTGGTCTTTTTTGTACAGTAATATATGCCCCTGACATTAGTCTTAATAGTGTTAAATCAAATTGCCCAAAATGATTAATTGTAATGTAGCTTctggaaaacaaaaatgtgcattttttgttaaatctgtTGTTTTTGCGTTCACAAAGTTACAAACGAGACACAACTATGAAAAGCCCTTATTCaaagaaatgtatatatacCCTCAGgaattaattgtaaatttatttcgTTGTTAAGAATCCTTTAATATACATGACGTTTTATTTAGATTGACTGCTCTTTATATTGACCAATAAAATAAGTTGCATAAATTCAACATGTTGACAGagatacaaattaaaaacatatattcatGTAATATAAAATGCACAAGTGTGAtaattttcaccaaaagtttaGGATTGAGACTGAAGGAGTTGAATACACAATAATGTCATGTCGTAAGACGCAGAGTTACTTTGCGTGTAAAATAATGTGAAAAGTAAAAGGTAAAAAGCTCCACCAGAAGACATAAACTATGCAATATGAAACCACTTTTGATCGATCTTTCGGGGTTCATTCACGCCAATCATTGCACGATAACCCCGAGCAAACAGATCAATATTTTGATGATCATACTTTAGGCTAACAATTACATTAATTATCGCAAACCTGGTGGTCAATCATTTAAGCAGATTGTCTACCAACAAAATGACTGCAAATGTATCcattaaatttatgtttttttcagttaCTATCCCCTTACTTGCTTTATGAATTGGATTATCTATATTCCTTTCCATAATCGAACAACTTAGTTTCCTGGATCTCATCACACAATCATCATTCCAGGATACTTTATTTGAAAGTTTAGTGAATCAGTCCTTTTTCATTTtgtgatattattttatttattatttgtatttatgtacTGGTATACACTGTTTTGAATCTAGAAActattaaatacattttgattgaCTATTTGTGTATTTTACTAATGTGTTGATTACCAACTGAATATCAAACAAGAGAGAAATAAACCGATGCTGGATTTTTCATTACATAATTTGATGAAAGCATAAAACTCCTCGGTCAATGACATTCTTGAAAACAGTTTTGTTTGAATAGATATGATCTATTTCGTCACTTTATTTCCTTCGTGAGTCGTTCATCTTCGTCTTTCGTATGCCTTTAAAAATGTTCTCCTCTTGCACTACTTGGCCGATTTTTTTCCAAACATAGCCGCTATTATCATTGGTTGTACATAACCTCCAAAAATCCAACTTCAAAACCAACATCGACGACCGTTGACTCAAACTAGAATATAGGGATACAATGCAGGTTTGAACATTATCTTGAAAACTGCCGTAGTCAGAGAAAGCAATTAAGTTAAGAATGTTGAGAGCTACCTACTTTTTGCGTACTGtagttgtttatcatcttaacaacgagtaatattgttcgtttatttggtctttgttctattattaatattactgttgtttgtattatctttaatttttgctgATGTGTTTTGTACCTGTGAATTTTTGTGTGATTTGTTTTggtacatatgacgtggctctgtactctTGAATATGCCTCcattttaataattgttctattttaaTCCCATAATGttgttataatttgaaaatactttgaataaCAAAATTAGTTTACTCGCGTAgaggtattaaccatatgtggattcttaaaaattctaaagaacatCTGGATGATTTTAGACCTCGGACTTTTTCTGAAATGAGTTCTAacaaaactttttgattttcaaCCCTGTTACATACCACCATTCCCATGTGAAATCattgaaaatactttgaacgacaaaattatttcatattgacGTTAACATTCTGACGCCAAACACGCGAAGGCCGTAATTTTCAATGCGGTGTAGTAATGCAACAGGGGTGTAGTACCGCGTAACAATCACAAGCCCTCCTGTCAAGGGTTTAGTATCGTGTAATAATCACAATCCCTTTGGCAGGGGTTGAGTATCGTGTAACAATCACAAGCCCTCCTGTCGGAGGTTGAGTATCGTGTAACAATCACACGCCCTCCTGTCAGAGGTTTAATATCGTGTAACAATGACAAGCcctcctgttaggggtttagtatcgtGTAACAATCGCAATCCATCCTGTCAGGGGTTTAGTATCGTGTACCCATCGCAATCCCTCCTGTCAGGGGTTGAGTATCGTGTTACAATCACAATACCTCCTGTCAGGGGTTTAGTATCGTGTAACAATCACAATCCCTCATGTTAGGGGTTATGTATCGTGTAACTATAAATCTTTAGCATtcaaaaaactgattttaaactgatataatatgtttattttcgatttttgacGTTCTCATTTAAAATTTGGGGAACAACAGTACGGGAATAATGTACTTGAGCAGCATGTGAATTGACCGCTGGTTGCATCTGATGCAGAAAAAGTAGCAGGACAGTCTTCCGCCCTACTGGCACATTGTCTTTCTGTCATAGGCTGCTCGCAGCCGGTGCCTACATCTGAAATGACATTTTGTATGTGAAAAGATATATGGCAGAATTTCAGGTTCCAAATATTCAActaaaaaaagacattaaaGAGTTCCAAAAATTTATTCAGTGCAAATGATATAATTGATGGTGACAATTCTtgtacaaaattacaaattttaccaGCTTTGAATCGACAGACACATGGAACCAACATGTATGCTTTTGTAACCGAAAATTTAAACATGAAGATGAAGGCAAAGATAAACAATATTAGCCAATTTTTATGAATtccaaacatataaaatatacaatttgaaCCCGAGTTGTGGCTTTATTTTTACAGTTGCTTATAAATGGTCTTCGTACGATTCgttcgtgtatgtaacaatgttttagattttaactaGAGAAACTTatgttttactgaaaaattatttcaccggggttttcgatatcaaaaactagtcaaaacatttactaaattttatcatctgtataaggacatcattcgtaaatacagctcaacatgcagacttcttatacgttcaggtatttcactaACGATATTTATGacaatattctttataaagcacaaaaatgtcaatatttacaTCAGAAACTAAcgaaacctttaaacagacttctttttcgaaaaagagtaggttaatgccgctacaaggcagcaatcgcacccgcaaagtgtaAAGGGATTAATaaaagttgcaaaacttgtttcccaatccactataaataaatatgtttcaagtaaactaaacagacatttcgtttttgtttttcgttcattttttacataaataagcccgttagttttctcgtttgaattgttttacattgtcttttcggggccttttatagctgacaatatgcggtatgggctttgctcattgttgaaggccgtacggtgacctataattattaatatttgtgtcattttgtggataattgtctcattggcaatcataccacattttttattttatatattattaagaagggatatagttacgatactgttgtcaggtcattaaagattgcatattttggcgttaatattgattcacttgcagggtctttgcatcggaactaaacacatttatttaaaaaccagttgttggcatgacatgTTATATTCTTCTTATATAAgatatgatggtataatactaaacccctcgCGAAAatgattgtgcctgatattgatatgatgaagacataatctttcaatcagtttaattgaagtcttgGAGCTGGTATGTCAGTTATCAGCTAGTAGTCTgatattatttgtgtattattgtcattttgtttatttttactttggttacatcttctgacatcagactcggccTTCTCTTGacctgaattttaatgtgcgtattgttatgcgtttacttttctgcatttgctagaggtataggggagggttgagatcttataaacgtgtttaaccccaccgcatttttgcacctgtcccaagtcaggagcctctggccttgtaagtcttgtgttatttttaattttagtttcttgtgtacaatttggagtttagtatggcgttcgttatcactgaactagtatatatatttgtttaggggccagctgaaggacgcctctgggtgtgggaatttttcgctgcattgaagacctctTGGTGACCATGTgctgttgtcttctctatggtcgggttgttgtctcattgacagattcaccattttcattctcaattttattggtcatacggaaaagaaaaaatatattgtacatttaatGAACAATGAACTTTGGCCCCTGATTTTTGACAAATCAATAGTAACAACCTTTTTATGAATGTAcgtgtatttttaatttatcatatacCTTTACCATTGTTGTGTATTGTTACGAATGCTTTTTGTTCATACATAACGGCAtttactttaacctataatggtttactttttaaattgttatttggatggagagttgtctcattggcactcacaccacaccTTCATATATGCGGGTGCGGGATTTatcgctgtgttgaagatccGGCTGTTTTGATCGGGtcgtcaggaaaatggccattgttatattataattcgtttttgtgtgtgatacattttaatggtgtgtttctgttgtgtctttGTTCTCcgctttaatatattttatgcgtttccctcagCTTTAGTTTTTGTAACCCggagttggttttttttctctatcgatttatgagtttcaaacagcggtatatcATATTGCCttttgttatctctttgacacatttccattctcaattttagtttaaTTGGTTTTGGTATATAATTGGTATTAGATACATATtaggttgggttttttttccagaggctggaaaaaaaacaattactgCTGTTCGTTTGGGTAAATATTTGGTTTCATTTACTTGATATACACTTTAACCGTTGCCCTCAGGgaatatcaaattttcaaaagtaaaaaaaacacaaatttatctcACCAAATGACAgttattgtataaaatttcgaaaaataCTATGGTATACTCACTAGAGCATGTTTCGGTGCAACATACTTTTTTACCACAGCATGTTCCGCCCGGTAGTAGTATATTATTACCAGTGCAAGATTTCATACAGTTTCCTCCCATTCTTCGACAATTAGGACGCTTTGATTctataattgataaaaagaattgaacacaaaaaaaaagtcaccGTCATTCCTAAATAGACAAGAACATATAGTAAAATATATGCTGGATAATGATAGTTCaataaattaattatcaaattaacactattttatataaaaagaaaaaaagtataatcgTGAAACGACGAAATGATACCACATTTTTGACTTGGAAAACTACTAATCAACAGAAAAGTATTAAAGTGGTAGTCAAATTAAGACTCAAATCAATCAACAGTACCATGTAGAAAACTATTTACTTCATGGTTTCATTAATTCGCCTATTCAtgtcatttgtaaaaaaaaaaatcaacattaatACAATCTTTTACCATAGTTTTAAGTTTTTAGTTTTGTGAGTTTTCGTTTCTTTAAGTTTGAAAATGCAATATGCCTAGTTATTTAGAAGTAGAAACTGTTTCACTACTTTTCCACGTGAAACTCCATTTTCTCGGctttccgtttcttttttttttattctctttACTTGACGATATTACATCATCAGGGAAACCTTATTCTGAGAACATTTTGTTTCTTCTTTCTTGGGATACTGTTTTGGGGTATTTAATTAATTTGCATGCCATTggaaaaattatgtataattatctAGAGTTTGTATTACCTGAAAGAGCTGCAGACATTACAAGGACCAGCAAAATATACTGTTTACCACACATTTTTCGGACTTTCGGACTACGATTTCTACAAGAAAggaaaaaaggttgaaaatacAGTACATAGATTTATTATATTACTGATATTGAAAAATTAGAAACCTGTTCGGTCTgtttgctcttcaactttgtacttgtttggctttataaatattttgatatcagcgtcactgatgagtcttatgtagacgaaacgcgcgtctggtgtactttattataatcctagtacctttgataattatttacaccactgggtctatgccactgctggtgaaagtttcgtccccgagggtatcaccagcccagtagtcaacattgaggtgttgacatgaatatcaataatgtggccatttttataaatttcctgtttgcaaaactgaatttttcgaaaaactaaggacttCCTTATCCAAGGCACAGATTACCTtaactgtatttggcacaacgttttggaattttagatattcaatgctcttcaactttatacttgtttggctttataaatattttgatatgagcgtcgctggtgtgtcttatgtagacgaaaagcgcttctgacgtactaaattataatcctggtacctttgataattatgtAGCTAAAATCGATGTTTGTGGTGTTGTTTTTCGTCATATTCCACTTCAATTTGAGAACGTAGacaatgttttaattactttaGAATAAATAAAGAGCATTTGCTGTTGttgttgatgatattttttgttgCCGGAGAATTAATGCATGAAATAGAGAATTTTGCTGTCCGAGTGTTGATACATGCATCTATGACCTTATATGCTGTTAATacctaaaaaaaactttgtataaaatgaacatataattatttaaagctGATTATAATGTATTTACAATAAATCTATTTGAGGTGTATTGATTGCTACTTTACTGAGCTACACTATTGTTTAGCCCATTCAAATGTGTTGTGTACCTGTCCAAGATCATACATCTTTGGTCTAGGAAT
Proteins encoded:
- the LOC134705616 gene encoding uncharacterized protein LOC134705616 — its product is MCGKQYILLVLVMSAALSESKRPNCRRMGGNCMKSCTGNNILLPGGTCCGKKVCCTETCSNVGTGCEQPMTERQCASRAEDCPATFSASDATSGQFTCCSSTLFPYCCSPNFK